In Macaca fascicularis isolate 582-1 chromosome 15, T2T-MFA8v1.1, one genomic interval encodes:
- the TRUB2 gene encoding pseudouridylate synthase TRUB2, mitochondrial isoform X5, whose protein sequence is MTELVPFFMGLWSNWDYTVRGLLGKATDDFCEDGRLVEKTTYDHVTREKLDRILAMIQGSHQKALVMYSNLDLKTQEAYEMAVRGLIRPMNKSPMLITGIRCLHFAPPEFLLEVQCMHETQKELRKLVHEIGLELKTTAVCSQVRRTRDGFFTLDSALLRTQWDLHNIQDAIRAAAPQVASELEKSLGPQLDTKELPSREWSWESQGPSSTLVPERGAGH, encoded by the exons ATGACAGAGCTGGTGCCCTTCTTCATGGGGCTGTGGAGCAACTGG GATTACACAGTGCGTGGCCTCCTTGGCAAAGCTACAGATGACTTCTGTGAGGATGGGAGGCTGGTAGAGAAGACAACCTATG ACCACGTGACCAGAGAGAAGCTGGACCGCATTCTGGCCATGATCCAAGGCTCCCATCAGAAGGCCCTGGTGAT GTACTCCAACCTCGACCTGAAGACCCAGGAAGCCTATGAGATGGCTGTGAGAGGCCTGATCCGGCCCATGAACAAGTCCCCGATGCTGATAACCGGCATCCGATGCCTCCACTTTGCACCTCCGGAATTCCTCTTAG AGGTGCAGTGCATGCATGAGACGCAGAAAGAGCTGCGAAAGTTGGTTCATGAAATCGGCCTGGAGCTAAAGACCACTGCTGTCTGCTCCCAAGTGCGGCGCACGCGCGACGGCTTCTTCACGCTCGACAGCGCCCTCCTGAGGACCCAGTGGGACCTGCACAATATCCAGGATGCTATCCGGGCTGCTGCCCCCCAGGTAGCTTCAGAGCTGGAGAAGAGCTTGGGCCCGCAGCTGGACACCAAGGAGCTCCCCAGTCGGGAATGGTCCTGGGAATCCCAGGGCCCGAGCTCTACCTTGGTGCCGGAGAGGGGTGCAGGGCATTGA
- the TRUB2 gene encoding pseudouridylate synthase TRUB2, mitochondrial isoform X4 — translation MEGSEEKELTLTATSVPSLVNHPLVLGVGHGCRLLTDMYNAHLTKDYTVRGLLGKATDDFCEDGRLVEKTTYDHVTREKLDRILAMIQGSHQKALVMYSNLDLKTQEAYEMAVRGLIRPMNKSPMLITGIRCLHFAPPEFLLEVQCMHETQKELRKLVHEIGLELKTTAVCSQVRRTRDGFFTLDSALLRTQWDLHNIQDAIRAAAPQVASELEKSLGPQLDTKELPSREWSWESQGPSSTLVPERGAGH, via the exons ATGGAAGGCAGCGAAGAGAAGGAGCTGACCCTCACAGCCACCAGTGTACCCTCTCTCGTCAACCATCCACTGG TGCTCGGCGTGGGACATGGATGCAGGCTCCTCACCGATATGTACAATGCTCATCTCACCAAG GATTACACAGTGCGTGGCCTCCTTGGCAAAGCTACAGATGACTTCTGTGAGGATGGGAGGCTGGTAGAGAAGACAACCTATG ACCACGTGACCAGAGAGAAGCTGGACCGCATTCTGGCCATGATCCAAGGCTCCCATCAGAAGGCCCTGGTGAT GTACTCCAACCTCGACCTGAAGACCCAGGAAGCCTATGAGATGGCTGTGAGAGGCCTGATCCGGCCCATGAACAAGTCCCCGATGCTGATAACCGGCATCCGATGCCTCCACTTTGCACCTCCGGAATTCCTCTTAG AGGTGCAGTGCATGCATGAGACGCAGAAAGAGCTGCGAAAGTTGGTTCATGAAATCGGCCTGGAGCTAAAGACCACTGCTGTCTGCTCCCAAGTGCGGCGCACGCGCGACGGCTTCTTCACGCTCGACAGCGCCCTCCTGAGGACCCAGTGGGACCTGCACAATATCCAGGATGCTATCCGGGCTGCTGCCCCCCAGGTAGCTTCAGAGCTGGAGAAGAGCTTGGGCCCGCAGCTGGACACCAAGGAGCTCCCCAGTCGGGAATGGTCCTGGGAATCCCAGGGCCCGAGCTCTACCTTGGTGCCGGAGAGGGGTGCAGGGCATTGA
- the TRUB2 gene encoding pseudouridylate synthase TRUB2, mitochondrial isoform X2: MGSAGLSRLHGLFAVYKPPGLKWKHLRDTVELQLLKGLNARKPPAPKQRVRFLLGPMEGSEEKELTLTATSVPSLVNHPLVLGVGHGCRLLTDMYNAHLTKDYTVRGLLGKATDDFCEDGRLVEKTTYDHVTREKLDRILAMIQGSHQKALVMYSNLDLKTQEAYEMAVRGLIRPMNKSPMLITGIRCLHFAPPEFLLEVQCMHETQKELRKLVHEIGLELKTTAVCSQVRRTRDGFFTLDSALLRTQWDLHNIQDAIRAAAPQVASELEKSLGPQLDTKELPSREWSWESQGPSSTLVPERGAGH; encoded by the exons ATGGGGTCCGCTGGCTTGTCGCGACTGCACGGGCTTTTCGCGGTCTATAAGCCCCCGGGGCTAAAATGGAAGCACCTGCGGGATACAGTGGAGCTACAACTTCTGAAGG GTCTCAATGCCAGGAAGCCTCCCGCCCCTAAACAGCGTGTTCGCTTCTTGCTGGGCCCCATGGAAGGCAGCGAAGAGAAGGAGCTGACCCTCACAGCCACCAGTGTACCCTCTCTCGTCAACCATCCACTGG TGCTCGGCGTGGGACATGGATGCAGGCTCCTCACCGATATGTACAATGCTCATCTCACCAAG GATTACACAGTGCGTGGCCTCCTTGGCAAAGCTACAGATGACTTCTGTGAGGATGGGAGGCTGGTAGAGAAGACAACCTATG ACCACGTGACCAGAGAGAAGCTGGACCGCATTCTGGCCATGATCCAAGGCTCCCATCAGAAGGCCCTGGTGAT GTACTCCAACCTCGACCTGAAGACCCAGGAAGCCTATGAGATGGCTGTGAGAGGCCTGATCCGGCCCATGAACAAGTCCCCGATGCTGATAACCGGCATCCGATGCCTCCACTTTGCACCTCCGGAATTCCTCTTAG AGGTGCAGTGCATGCATGAGACGCAGAAAGAGCTGCGAAAGTTGGTTCATGAAATCGGCCTGGAGCTAAAGACCACTGCTGTCTGCTCCCAAGTGCGGCGCACGCGCGACGGCTTCTTCACGCTCGACAGCGCCCTCCTGAGGACCCAGTGGGACCTGCACAATATCCAGGATGCTATCCGGGCTGCTGCCCCCCAGGTAGCTTCAGAGCTGGAGAAGAGCTTGGGCCCGCAGCTGGACACCAAGGAGCTCCCCAGTCGGGAATGGTCCTGGGAATCCCAGGGCCCGAGCTCTACCTTGGTGCCGGAGAGGGGTGCAGGGCATTGA
- the TRUB2 gene encoding pseudouridylate synthase TRUB2, mitochondrial isoform X3 — MEGSEEKELTLTATSVPSLVNHPLVCGPAFTHLKVGMGHRLDVRASGVLVLGVGHGCRLLTDMYNAHLTKDYTVRGLLGKATDDFCEDGRLVEKTTYDHVTREKLDRILAMIQGSHQKALVMYSNLDLKTQEAYEMAVRGLIRPMNKSPMLITGIRCLHFAPPEFLLEVQCMHETQKELRKLVHEIGLELKTTAVCSQVRRTRDGFFTLDSALLRTQWDLHNIQDAIRAAAPQVASELEKSLGPQLDTKELPSREWSWESQGPSSTLVPERGAGH, encoded by the exons ATGGAAGGCAGCGAAGAGAAGGAGCTGACCCTCACAGCCACCAGTGTACCCTCTCTCGTCAACCATCCACTGG TATGTGGACCAGCATTCACCCATCTCAAGGTTGGCATGGGACATCGGCTGGATGTCCGGGCTTCTGGAGTACTTG TGCTCGGCGTGGGACATGGATGCAGGCTCCTCACCGATATGTACAATGCTCATCTCACCAAG GATTACACAGTGCGTGGCCTCCTTGGCAAAGCTACAGATGACTTCTGTGAGGATGGGAGGCTGGTAGAGAAGACAACCTATG ACCACGTGACCAGAGAGAAGCTGGACCGCATTCTGGCCATGATCCAAGGCTCCCATCAGAAGGCCCTGGTGAT GTACTCCAACCTCGACCTGAAGACCCAGGAAGCCTATGAGATGGCTGTGAGAGGCCTGATCCGGCCCATGAACAAGTCCCCGATGCTGATAACCGGCATCCGATGCCTCCACTTTGCACCTCCGGAATTCCTCTTAG AGGTGCAGTGCATGCATGAGACGCAGAAAGAGCTGCGAAAGTTGGTTCATGAAATCGGCCTGGAGCTAAAGACCACTGCTGTCTGCTCCCAAGTGCGGCGCACGCGCGACGGCTTCTTCACGCTCGACAGCGCCCTCCTGAGGACCCAGTGGGACCTGCACAATATCCAGGATGCTATCCGGGCTGCTGCCCCCCAGGTAGCTTCAGAGCTGGAGAAGAGCTTGGGCCCGCAGCTGGACACCAAGGAGCTCCCCAGTCGGGAATGGTCCTGGGAATCCCAGGGCCCGAGCTCTACCTTGGTGCCGGAGAGGGGTGCAGGGCATTGA
- the TRUB2 gene encoding pseudouridylate synthase TRUB2, mitochondrial isoform X1 yields the protein MGSAGLSRLHGLFAVYKPPGLKWKHLRDTVELQLLKGLNARKPPAPKQRVRFLLGPMEGSEEKELTLTATSVPSLVNHPLVCGPAFTHLKVGMGHRLDVRASGVLVLGVGHGCRLLTDMYNAHLTKDYTVRGLLGKATDDFCEDGRLVEKTTYDHVTREKLDRILAMIQGSHQKALVMYSNLDLKTQEAYEMAVRGLIRPMNKSPMLITGIRCLHFAPPEFLLEVQCMHETQKELRKLVHEIGLELKTTAVCSQVRRTRDGFFTLDSALLRTQWDLHNIQDAIRAAAPQVASELEKSLGPQLDTKELPSREWSWESQGPSSTLVPERGAGH from the exons ATGGGGTCCGCTGGCTTGTCGCGACTGCACGGGCTTTTCGCGGTCTATAAGCCCCCGGGGCTAAAATGGAAGCACCTGCGGGATACAGTGGAGCTACAACTTCTGAAGG GTCTCAATGCCAGGAAGCCTCCCGCCCCTAAACAGCGTGTTCGCTTCTTGCTGGGCCCCATGGAAGGCAGCGAAGAGAAGGAGCTGACCCTCACAGCCACCAGTGTACCCTCTCTCGTCAACCATCCACTGG TATGTGGACCAGCATTCACCCATCTCAAGGTTGGCATGGGACATCGGCTGGATGTCCGGGCTTCTGGAGTACTTG TGCTCGGCGTGGGACATGGATGCAGGCTCCTCACCGATATGTACAATGCTCATCTCACCAAG GATTACACAGTGCGTGGCCTCCTTGGCAAAGCTACAGATGACTTCTGTGAGGATGGGAGGCTGGTAGAGAAGACAACCTATG ACCACGTGACCAGAGAGAAGCTGGACCGCATTCTGGCCATGATCCAAGGCTCCCATCAGAAGGCCCTGGTGAT GTACTCCAACCTCGACCTGAAGACCCAGGAAGCCTATGAGATGGCTGTGAGAGGCCTGATCCGGCCCATGAACAAGTCCCCGATGCTGATAACCGGCATCCGATGCCTCCACTTTGCACCTCCGGAATTCCTCTTAG AGGTGCAGTGCATGCATGAGACGCAGAAAGAGCTGCGAAAGTTGGTTCATGAAATCGGCCTGGAGCTAAAGACCACTGCTGTCTGCTCCCAAGTGCGGCGCACGCGCGACGGCTTCTTCACGCTCGACAGCGCCCTCCTGAGGACCCAGTGGGACCTGCACAATATCCAGGATGCTATCCGGGCTGCTGCCCCCCAGGTAGCTTCAGAGCTGGAGAAGAGCTTGGGCCCGCAGCTGGACACCAAGGAGCTCCCCAGTCGGGAATGGTCCTGGGAATCCCAGGGCCCGAGCTCTACCTTGGTGCCGGAGAGGGGTGCAGGGCATTGA